The Actinomadura graeca nucleotide sequence GGTGGCGCAGGGCATCGCACAGCACGGTGGAGAACGACAACTGTGTTGAGGTCGCCGGTGTGGCGAGCGTCGTAGTGGTCCGGGACAGCAAAGATCCCGACGGCCCCAAGCTCCTCATCAATCACAACGATTTCCGTCACTTCGCCGGAATCCTTAAGTCTCTCCAACTAGGTTCCTAAGGGTCACCGATGGACCTGAGCAAGGCAGTCTGGCGCAAGGCTTCGCGAAGCACGGTTCAGAACGACAACTGTGTTGAGCTCGCCGCCATTGCGAGCGTCGTCGTCTTCCGGGACAGTAAAGATCCCAACGGTCTCAAGATCCCCATCAGCCGTAACGCTTTCCTCGATCTCACAGACACCCTCAAGGATCTTTAGCAGCCT carries:
- a CDS encoding DUF397 domain-containing protein; its protein translation is MDLTQARWRRASHSTVENDNCVEVAGVASVVVVRDSKDPDGPKLLINHNDFRHFAGILKSLQLGS
- a CDS encoding DUF397 domain-containing protein, with amino-acid sequence MDLSKAVWRKASRSTVQNDNCVELAAIASVVVFRDSKDPNGLKIPISRNAFLDLTDTLKDL